A stretch of Aeromicrobium tamlense DNA encodes these proteins:
- a CDS encoding response regulator, with translation MPPTVLVVDDTASIRFLIRTNLELAGFDVIEAEDGQDCLDTLRDLETLPDVITMDMMMPRMDGVTAITRIRSNQRYAGIGLVMVSTQSQQIDLNRAAAAGVDDYVTKPFDPDNLVETVRRVLQSRA, from the coding sequence GTGCCCCCCACCGTGCTGGTCGTCGACGACACGGCGTCCATCCGTTTCCTCATCCGGACCAACCTCGAGCTGGCCGGCTTCGACGTGATCGAGGCCGAGGACGGCCAGGACTGTCTGGACACCCTGCGCGACCTCGAGACCCTGCCCGACGTCATCACGATGGACATGATGATGCCGCGCATGGACGGCGTCACCGCGATCACGCGCATCCGCTCGAACCAGCGCTACGCCGGCATCGGACTGGTGATGGTGTCCACCCAGAGCCAGCAGATCGACCTCAACCGGGCCGCGGCCGCGGGCGTCGACGACTACGTCACGAAGCCGTTCGATCCCGACAACCTCGTCGAGACCGTGCGCCGGGTCCTGCAATCCCGCGCGTAG
- the lysA gene encoding diaminopimelate decarboxylase, translated as MRSHEAGALHGQAGTRGPEWLREPDDANELVPHLWSANVSKVDGVLTVAGETAAELAQEFGTPLYVVDEDDFRSRARSFRVAFPDADVYYAGKAFLCVATARWIAEEGLNLDVCTGGELAVALRAGFPPARIGHHGNNKSVAELRRALEVGVGRIVIDSFEEIGRLAALSAELDVRAPVMVRVTAGVEAHTHEYISTSHEDQKFGFSISDGAALEAVRRVLAADGLDFLGLHSHIGSQIFVTDGFEVAARRVLRLHDQIARELGITAPELDLGGGFGIAYTTQDDPRAPEDLGREIVKIVTDECAALGIDLPQLSIEPGRAIAGPSTFTLYEIGTTKAVGLDGGGSRMYVSVDGGMSDNIRPALYGADYSCTLASRASDARPVLARVVGKHCESGDIVVKSEFLPSDIAAGDLLAVPGTGAYCRSLASNYNHVPRAAVVAVRDGEARLILRRETEDDLLALDVD; from the coding sequence ATGCGATCGCACGAGGCTGGAGCCCTCCACGGGCAAGCCGGCACCCGTGGCCCCGAGTGGCTGCGCGAGCCCGACGACGCGAACGAGCTCGTCCCGCACCTGTGGTCCGCCAACGTCAGCAAGGTCGACGGCGTCCTCACGGTCGCCGGCGAGACGGCGGCCGAGCTGGCCCAGGAGTTCGGCACCCCGCTCTACGTGGTGGACGAGGACGACTTCCGCTCGCGGGCGCGTTCGTTCCGCGTCGCGTTCCCCGACGCCGACGTCTACTACGCCGGGAAGGCGTTCCTGTGCGTGGCCACGGCCCGCTGGATCGCCGAGGAGGGCCTCAACCTCGACGTGTGCACCGGGGGAGAGCTGGCGGTCGCGCTGCGCGCCGGCTTCCCGCCCGCCCGCATCGGCCACCACGGCAACAACAAGTCGGTCGCCGAGCTGCGCCGGGCCCTCGAGGTCGGCGTGGGCCGCATCGTCATCGACTCGTTCGAGGAGATCGGGCGGCTCGCCGCGCTCAGCGCCGAGCTCGACGTGCGCGCGCCCGTGATGGTGCGCGTCACCGCCGGCGTCGAGGCGCACACCCACGAGTACATCTCCACGTCGCACGAGGACCAGAAGTTCGGCTTCTCGATCTCCGACGGCGCCGCGCTGGAGGCCGTGCGCCGGGTGCTCGCGGCCGACGGCCTCGACTTCCTGGGCCTGCACTCGCACATCGGCTCGCAGATCTTCGTCACCGACGGCTTCGAGGTGGCCGCGCGCCGCGTCCTGCGCCTGCACGACCAGATCGCGCGCGAGCTGGGCATCACCGCCCCCGAGCTCGACCTCGGCGGCGGCTTCGGCATCGCCTACACGACGCAGGACGACCCCCGCGCCCCCGAGGACCTCGGCCGCGAGATCGTCAAGATCGTCACCGACGAGTGCGCGGCGCTGGGGATCGACCTCCCGCAGCTGTCGATCGAGCCCGGTCGCGCGATCGCCGGCCCGTCCACGTTCACGCTCTACGAGATCGGCACGACCAAGGCCGTCGGTCTGGACGGCGGCGGCTCGCGCATGTACGTGTCGGTCGACGGTGGCATGAGCGACAACATCCGGCCCGCGCTCTACGGCGCCGACTACTCGTGCACGCTCGCGTCGCGCGCGTCGGACGCCCGTCCGGTCCTCGCCCGCGTCGTGGGCAAGCACTGCGAGTCCGGCGACATCGTCGTGAAGTCCGAGTTCCTGCCGTCCGACATCGCCGCGGGCGACCTGCTCGCCGTGCCGGGCACGGGCGCCTACTGCCGCTCGCTGGCCAGCAACTACAACCACGTCCCGCGGGCCGCGGTCGTCGCCGTGCGCGACGGCGAGGCGCGCCTCATCCTGCGCCGCGAGACCGAGGACGACCTCCTCGCGCTCGACGTCGACTGA
- a CDS encoding MBL fold metallo-hydrolase translates to MEVTEVADGIWFARTEYVNWIVLVEGDRAALVDCGYPGQAGLLEESVRRAGVTMEQVEALVVTHNHVDHTGSMPALSARGVRVLAGADEMPMLRGERVESATTTDVLLRAWRPRVLRWALGIARLGASGHPHVDTVEAVVPGQPLDLPCSPVPVSLPGHTSGHIALHFPAQRAVATGDALVTGHSLSPVEGPQAIDAFFHHDTSRLRATLPDLALLDADLVLPGHGPAAHVPIARAVGEALSV, encoded by the coding sequence GTGGAGGTCACCGAGGTTGCCGACGGGATCTGGTTCGCCCGCACCGAGTACGTCAACTGGATCGTCCTGGTGGAGGGCGACCGCGCCGCGCTGGTCGACTGCGGCTACCCCGGCCAGGCGGGCCTCCTCGAGGAGTCCGTGCGGCGCGCGGGCGTCACGATGGAGCAGGTCGAGGCGCTCGTGGTGACCCACAACCACGTCGACCACACGGGCTCGATGCCGGCCCTCTCGGCGCGCGGCGTGCGCGTGCTGGCGGGCGCCGACGAGATGCCGATGCTGCGGGGCGAGCGCGTCGAGAGCGCCACCACCACCGACGTCCTGCTGCGCGCGTGGCGTCCGCGGGTGCTGCGCTGGGCGCTCGGCATCGCGCGCCTCGGCGCGTCGGGCCACCCGCACGTCGACACGGTCGAGGCCGTCGTGCCGGGGCAGCCGCTCGACCTCCCGTGCTCGCCCGTGCCGGTGTCGCTGCCCGGGCACACCTCGGGACACATCGCCCTGCACTTCCCGGCCCAGCGCGCCGTCGCCACGGGTGACGCGCTCGTCACGGGGCACTCGCTGAGCCCGGTCGAGGGGCCGCAGGCGATCGACGCGTTCTTCCACCACGACACGTCGCGACTGCGGGCCACGCTGCCGGACCTCGCGCTGCTCGACGCCGACCTCGTCCTGCCGGGCCACGGTCCCGCGGCCCACGTCCCGATCGCGCGTGCGGTCGGCGAGGCGCTGAGCGTCTGA
- a CDS encoding OsmC family peroxiredoxin produces MPTRTARTAWDGGFEDGSGQVELTSSGLGTFEMSFPKRSSDDGGGATNPEELIAAAHSACYTMQLTALLGRAGATVNAVETSADVTLGPDPDGGFRITRINLTVRAEAEGIDDAEFQQVAEEAKETCPVSKALDGVDDMGLDATLETL; encoded by the coding sequence ATGCCCACTCGCACCGCACGCACCGCCTGGGACGGCGGCTTCGAGGACGGATCCGGCCAGGTCGAGCTGACGTCGTCCGGCCTGGGCACCTTCGAGATGTCGTTCCCCAAGCGCTCGTCCGACGACGGTGGCGGCGCCACCAACCCCGAGGAGCTCATCGCGGCCGCGCACTCGGCCTGCTACACGATGCAGCTGACCGCGCTGCTGGGCCGCGCGGGCGCCACGGTCAACGCCGTCGAGACGTCGGCCGACGTCACGCTGGGCCCCGATCCCGACGGCGGGTTCCGCATCACCCGCATCAACCTCACCGTGCGCGCGGAGGCCGAGGGCATCGACGACGCGGAGTTCCAGCAGGTGGCCGAGGAGGCCAAGGAGACCTGCCCCGTGAGCAAGGCGCTCGACGGCGTCGACGACATGGGTCTCGACGCCACCCTCGAGACGCTCTAG
- a CDS encoding thiamine pyrophosphate-dependent enzyme, producing METIDEYVVRTLPGLQPAPEAARDVDVVALRHLFAAQVQSRHLDFAARWLQGRGEGHYTIGSAGHESNAALGLLSEVSDPALLHYRSGGLYAARSAKAGRDDGVRAILQSLTSARSDPMSGGRHKVFGHPALSIVPQTSTISSHLPRAVGLGLGLGFARRLGRHTAWPEDAVVLCSFGDASVNHSTAVGALNAAAYLTHRGLACPVLFVCEDNRIGISTASPEGWPGAMLEGLPGIEYRAADGDDPVGLLRQTQDALDAVRSSRSPGVLHLSTVRFLGHAGSDAEVAYRTRKRIEADYDRDPIVATARALVDAGGITGAEALEAYESTRRGVMAQAEDIIGEPRLDSRAAVVAPLALPRFDSVPEREVEGSRRTLAQAINATLGELLEDHPETLLFGEDVAVKGGVYGVTRGLRKRFGGQRVFDTLLDEQTILGTALGTALAGFVPIPEIQYLAYLHNAEDQLRGEAASLGFFSAGQYRNGMVVRIAGLAYQRGFGGHFHNDNSVAVLRDIPGLVLAVPSHPADAPGLLRACHRLAREGRVCVYLEPIARYHSRDLHEDGDGLWTAPPSEDAVIAPGEVGVHGDGRDLVILTFGNGTFMSRRAAEELRRRGVEATVVDLRWLAPLPEEQVVDACRGFDRVLVVDETRHSGGVGEGVVSALVAARHPGRIARVASADSFIPLGPASDQVLLGEDEIVRAALGLMA from the coding sequence ATGGAGACCATCGACGAGTACGTCGTCCGCACCCTGCCCGGACTGCAGCCGGCCCCGGAGGCCGCCCGGGACGTCGACGTGGTGGCGCTGCGCCACCTCTTCGCGGCGCAGGTGCAGAGCCGCCACCTCGACTTCGCGGCGCGCTGGCTGCAGGGGCGCGGCGAGGGGCACTACACGATCGGCTCCGCCGGCCACGAGAGCAACGCGGCGCTCGGCCTGCTGTCCGAGGTGAGCGACCCGGCCCTGCTGCACTACCGATCCGGCGGGCTGTACGCCGCGCGGTCGGCGAAGGCGGGCCGCGACGACGGCGTGCGGGCGATCCTGCAGAGCCTCACCAGCGCGCGCAGCGACCCGATGTCGGGCGGGCGGCACAAGGTGTTCGGGCACCCGGCGCTGAGCATCGTCCCGCAGACCTCCACGATCAGCTCGCACCTGCCGCGGGCAGTGGGGCTCGGGCTCGGGCTGGGCTTCGCGCGCCGGCTCGGGCGTCACACGGCCTGGCCCGAGGACGCCGTCGTGCTGTGCAGCTTCGGCGACGCCTCGGTCAACCACTCCACGGCGGTCGGCGCACTCAACGCCGCGGCCTACCTGACCCACCGCGGGCTCGCCTGCCCCGTGCTGTTCGTGTGCGAGGACAACCGCATCGGCATCAGCACGGCCTCGCCCGAGGGCTGGCCCGGCGCCATGCTCGAGGGCCTGCCGGGGATCGAGTACCGCGCGGCCGACGGCGACGACCCCGTCGGCCTGCTGCGCCAGACGCAGGACGCCCTCGACGCCGTCCGGTCGAGCCGCAGCCCCGGGGTACTGCACCTCTCCACCGTGCGGTTCCTCGGCCACGCGGGGTCCGACGCCGAGGTCGCGTACCGCACGCGCAAGCGGATCGAGGCCGACTACGACCGGGATCCGATCGTCGCCACGGCGCGCGCCCTCGTGGACGCGGGGGGGATCACCGGCGCCGAGGCTCTCGAGGCCTACGAGAGCACGCGGCGCGGGGTCATGGCGCAGGCCGAGGACATCATCGGCGAGCCGCGGCTCGACTCGCGCGCGGCCGTCGTCGCGCCGCTCGCGCTGCCGCGGTTCGACTCGGTGCCGGAGCGTGAGGTCGAAGGATCGCGGCGCACGCTGGCGCAGGCGATCAACGCGACGCTCGGAGAGCTGCTGGAGGACCATCCCGAGACGCTGCTGTTCGGCGAGGACGTGGCGGTCAAGGGCGGCGTCTACGGCGTCACCCGCGGCCTGCGCAAGCGGTTCGGCGGTCAGCGGGTCTTCGACACCCTCCTCGACGAGCAGACGATCCTGGGCACCGCGCTGGGCACCGCGCTCGCCGGCTTCGTGCCGATCCCCGAGATCCAGTACCTGGCCTACCTGCACAACGCGGAGGACCAGCTGCGCGGAGAGGCAGCATCGCTCGGGTTCTTCTCGGCGGGGCAGTACCGCAACGGCATGGTGGTGCGCATCGCCGGACTGGCCTACCAGCGCGGCTTCGGCGGCCACTTCCACAACGACAACTCCGTGGCCGTGCTGCGCGACATCCCGGGCCTGGTGCTGGCGGTGCCGAGCCACCCCGCCGACGCGCCCGGCCTGCTGCGCGCCTGTCACCGGCTGGCGCGCGAGGGTCGGGTCTGCGTCTACCTCGAGCCCATCGCGCGGTACCACTCGCGCGACCTCCACGAGGACGGCGACGGCCTGTGGACCGCCCCGCCGTCCGAGGACGCGGTGATCGCCCCGGGCGAGGTCGGCGTGCACGGCGACGGTCGCGACCTCGTGATCCTGACCTTCGGCAACGGCACGTTCATGAGCCGGCGCGCCGCGGAGGAACTGCGTCGGCGGGGGGTCGAGGCCACCGTCGTCGACCTGCGCTGGCTCGCGCCGCTGCCCGAGGAGCAGGTCGTCGACGCCTGCCGCGGCTTCGACCGCGTGCTCGTGGTGGACGAGACGCGACACTCCGGCGGCGTGGGGGAGGGCGTCGTCAGCGCCCTCGTCGCCGCCCGCCACCCGGGCCGCATCGCCCGCGTCGCGAGCGCCGACAGCTTCATCCCCCTCGGCCCCGCCTCCGACCAGGTCCTGCTGGGCGAGGACGAGATCGTCCGCGCCGCCCTCGGCCTGATGGCCTGA
- the argS gene encoding arginine--tRNA ligase: MTPDQLSDAIVAALTSLVDAGRVTLPDPVPTQVRVERPKVKEHGDYATNIAMQLGKKAGMNPREFAELLAAELATDDGIAGAEVAGPGFLNIRVAAGAQGEIARVVLDAGEGYGRNDLYAGQRINLEFVSANPTGPIHIGGVRWAAVGDSLGRLLQFSGGDVTREYYFNDHGAQIDRFARSLLASARGEEAPEDGYGGQYIHDIAARIVEDHPGAATLPDDEAAELFRAEGVEQMFAEIKGSLHDFGVDFDVFFHENHLHETGAVDRAIARLTELGKMYESEGAQWLRTSDYGDDKDRVVIKSDGKPAYISGDLAYYLDKRERGFDRAIIMLGADHHGYVSRMMAMCAAFGDEPGVNLEILIGQMVNLLRDGQPLRMSKRAGTVITLEDLVDAIGVDAARYALARYSTDSTIDLDLDLWASASNDNPVYYVQYAHARLSSILRNGADLGLTADLGAFDPSLLVEERAGDLLRALAEFPRVVQRAAELREPHRVARYLEDTASTFHKFYDVCRVLPQGDEEATDTHRARLVLVSATRQVFANGLGLLGVSAPERM; the protein is encoded by the coding sequence GTGACCCCCGACCAGCTCTCCGACGCCATCGTCGCGGCCCTGACATCCCTCGTGGACGCCGGCCGCGTGACCCTTCCCGACCCGGTTCCCACCCAGGTCCGCGTCGAGCGACCCAAGGTCAAGGAGCACGGCGACTACGCCACGAACATCGCGATGCAGCTGGGCAAGAAGGCCGGCATGAACCCGCGCGAGTTCGCCGAGCTGCTCGCCGCCGAGCTGGCCACGGACGACGGCATCGCCGGCGCCGAGGTCGCGGGTCCGGGCTTCCTCAACATCCGCGTCGCCGCCGGCGCCCAGGGTGAGATCGCCCGCGTCGTGCTCGACGCGGGGGAGGGCTACGGCCGCAACGACCTGTACGCGGGCCAGCGGATCAACCTCGAGTTCGTCAGCGCGAACCCCACCGGACCGATCCACATCGGCGGCGTCCGCTGGGCGGCCGTCGGCGACTCGCTCGGCCGACTGCTGCAGTTCAGCGGCGGCGACGTCACCCGCGAGTACTACTTCAACGACCACGGCGCGCAGATCGACCGGTTCGCGCGGTCGCTGCTCGCCTCGGCGCGTGGCGAGGAGGCCCCCGAGGACGGCTACGGCGGCCAGTACATCCACGACATCGCGGCTCGCATCGTCGAGGACCACCCCGGCGCGGCCACCCTGCCCGACGACGAGGCCGCCGAGCTGTTCCGGGCCGAGGGCGTCGAGCAGATGTTCGCCGAGATCAAGGGCAGCCTGCACGACTTCGGCGTCGACTTCGACGTCTTCTTCCACGAGAACCACCTGCACGAGACCGGCGCCGTGGATCGCGCGATCGCCCGCCTCACCGAGCTGGGCAAGATGTACGAGTCCGAGGGCGCGCAGTGGCTGCGCACGTCGGACTACGGCGACGACAAGGACCGCGTCGTCATCAAGTCCGATGGCAAGCCGGCGTACATCTCGGGCGACCTGGCCTACTACCTCGACAAGCGCGAGCGTGGCTTCGACCGGGCGATCATCATGCTCGGCGCCGACCACCACGGCTACGTCTCGCGGATGATGGCGATGTGCGCCGCGTTCGGCGACGAGCCGGGCGTCAACCTCGAGATCCTCATCGGCCAGATGGTCAACCTGCTGCGCGACGGCCAGCCGCTGCGGATGAGCAAGCGTGCGGGCACCGTCATCACGCTGGAGGACCTCGTCGACGCGATCGGCGTCGACGCGGCGCGGTACGCCCTGGCCCGGTACTCCACCGACTCCACGATCGACCTCGACCTCGACCTGTGGGCCAGCGCCAGCAACGACAACCCCGTCTACTACGTCCAGTACGCGCACGCGCGGCTGTCGTCGATCCTGCGCAACGGCGCCGACCTGGGTCTCACGGCCGACCTCGGCGCGTTCGACCCGTCGCTGCTCGTCGAGGAGCGCGCGGGCGACCTGCTGCGGGCGCTCGCGGAGTTCCCGCGCGTCGTCCAGCGCGCCGCCGAGCTGCGCGAGCCGCACCGTGTGGCCCGCTACCTCGAGGACACGGCCTCGACCTTCCACAAGTTCTACGACGTGTGCCGCGTCCTGCCTCAGGGCGACGAGGAGGCCACCGACACGCACCGCGCCCGCCTCGTGCTGGTGTCCGCCACGCGTCAGGTGTTCGCCAACGGACTCGGCCTGCTGGGCGTCTCGGCGCCGGAACGGATGTGA
- a CDS encoding GNAT family N-acetyltransferase: MPDTTSATHDDLPTLPSPWRARVPGYSDIDALVALRRLDELQGTGEAHVDPAGIESEVAGQASWTRRQLVAVGEDDVPRAWITVHDRAAGRALIWGYFDRDVPEIDAIAAAFYRWAESAAVTMARFRGISATRLDESPFAGDTRQAGWLTDAGYAKRRTWLHMERPVTPDEASLEPRAGVTVRPVERHENGMPVASDLQVVHQMLETSFQDHFNSYRESFSEFVQRMREDPAHSWDHWWLAYVDTDGGHHVPAGTVVCSSSAAPEGGTQGTYVEYIGVTRAARGRGVAKSLLATVIADAARNGRDRVSLEVDADSPTKADELYRSLGWETDYVTESWFKDLDLGV; the protein is encoded by the coding sequence ATGCCCGACACCACGAGCGCGACCCACGACGACCTGCCGACCCTTCCGAGCCCGTGGCGTGCCCGGGTTCCCGGGTACTCCGACATCGACGCCCTCGTGGCCCTCAGACGGCTCGACGAGCTGCAGGGCACGGGCGAGGCGCACGTCGATCCGGCGGGCATCGAGTCCGAGGTCGCCGGCCAGGCCTCGTGGACCCGACGCCAGCTCGTGGCCGTGGGCGAGGACGACGTCCCGCGCGCCTGGATCACCGTGCACGACCGCGCCGCGGGACGTGCTCTCATCTGGGGCTACTTCGACCGCGACGTGCCTGAGATCGACGCGATCGCCGCGGCGTTCTACCGCTGGGCCGAGTCCGCGGCCGTAACGATGGCGCGCTTCCGCGGGATCAGCGCCACGCGGCTCGACGAGAGCCCCTTCGCCGGCGACACGCGCCAGGCCGGATGGCTCACCGACGCCGGCTACGCCAAGCGCCGCACGTGGCTGCACATGGAGCGGCCCGTCACCCCCGACGAGGCCTCGCTCGAGCCACGCGCCGGCGTCACGGTGCGGCCGGTCGAGCGGCACGAGAACGGGATGCCGGTGGCCTCCGACCTGCAGGTCGTCCACCAGATGCTCGAGACGTCGTTCCAGGACCACTTCAACTCGTACCGCGAGAGCTTCTCGGAGTTCGTCCAGCGGATGCGCGAGGACCCCGCGCACAGCTGGGACCATTGGTGGCTCGCGTACGTGGACACCGACGGCGGCCATCACGTGCCCGCGGGCACGGTCGTGTGCTCGTCGAGCGCGGCGCCCGAGGGCGGCACGCAGGGCACGTACGTGGAGTACATCGGCGTCACGCGCGCCGCCCGGGGTCGCGGCGTGGCCAAGTCGCTGCTCGCCACGGTGATCGCCGACGCCGCCCGCAACGGTCGCGACCGCGTGTCCCTCGAGGTCGACGCGGACTCCCCCACGAAGGCCGACGAGCTCTACCGGTCACTGGGCTGGGAGACGGACTACGTCACCGAGTCCTGGTTCAAGGACCTCGACCTCGGCGTCTGA
- a CDS encoding MarR family winged helix-turn-helix transcriptional regulator translates to MESRATSVLDKLLLLSSLMSTDLTRFEQESGLTTARTHLLWVLGLSGPSTQQALAAALDVTPRNVTGLVDGLVGSGHVTREPHPTDRRAILVTPTARGRRAIDDLRSSHADLAAQIFGDVPDTRLTTFESTLDETIATFRRLMEEAT, encoded by the coding sequence ATGGAGTCCCGCGCCACGTCCGTGCTCGACAAGCTGCTGCTGCTGTCGAGCCTGATGTCGACCGACCTGACCCGGTTCGAGCAGGAGTCGGGTCTCACCACGGCCCGCACGCACCTGCTCTGGGTCCTCGGACTGTCCGGGCCCAGCACCCAGCAGGCGCTCGCCGCCGCGCTCGACGTGACGCCGCGCAACGTCACGGGTCTCGTGGACGGGCTCGTGGGCTCGGGGCACGTCACGCGCGAGCCCCACCCCACGGACCGCCGCGCCATCCTCGTGACCCCGACCGCGCGGGGCCGTCGGGCGATCGACGACCTCAGGTCGAGTCACGCCGACCTGGCCGCTCAGATCTTCGGGGACGTCCCCGACACGCGCCTGACCACCTTCGAGTCCACGCTCGACGAGACCATCGCGACCTTCCGCCGCCTGATGGAGGAGGCCACGTGA